A genomic stretch from Hydrogenimonas urashimensis includes:
- a CDS encoding lysylphosphatidylglycerol synthase transmembrane domain-containing protein, with product MKRKLKLLLKILLTAAALAFVLQKVEPDRLKSALRSADAFWLFCAFFFFNLSKIASALRLNLYFETIGLHLAQSYNLLLYYVGMFYNLFLPGGIGGDGYKIYLLNKTFKQRLKTLFQAVLLDRVSGLAALIFYAALLCAFSRYAQLYPLTYGAAILCALLVFPATYLMTKLFFPLFLDVFGKTMAWGLAVQLLQLVSAWMIAKSLGIDGALWEYMTLFLVSSVAAVLPLTIGGVGIRELTFLYGLEWIGENPALGVTFSFLFFMVTALSSLAGLFLINRIQAQPIDKEVI from the coding sequence ATGAAACGGAAGCTTAAGCTTCTGCTGAAAATCCTTCTGACGGCAGCGGCTCTTGCGTTCGTACTCCAAAAGGTGGAACCGGACCGGCTGAAATCGGCCCTTCGGAGTGCCGATGCTTTCTGGCTTTTTTGTGCGTTCTTTTTTTTCAATCTCTCCAAAATCGCCAGCGCCCTGCGGCTTAATCTCTATTTCGAGACGATCGGCCTGCATCTAGCGCAAAGCTACAATCTTCTGCTCTATTATGTGGGCATGTTCTACAACCTTTTTCTCCCCGGCGGCATCGGCGGTGACGGATACAAAATCTATCTGCTCAACAAGACGTTCAAACAGAGACTCAAAACGCTCTTTCAGGCGGTGCTTCTGGACAGGGTGAGCGGTCTTGCCGCGCTGATTTTCTATGCGGCGCTTCTTTGCGCCTTCAGCCGATACGCCCAGCTCTACCCACTCACGTACGGTGCGGCGATTCTTTGCGCCCTGCTTGTCTTTCCCGCCACCTACCTGATGACGAAACTCTTTTTCCCTCTCTTTCTCGATGTTTTCGGCAAGACGATGGCCTGGGGGCTTGCCGTTCAGCTGCTGCAGCTGGTTTCGGCGTGGATGATCGCCAAAAGTCTCGGCATCGACGGGGCGCTGTGGGAGTATATGACGCTCTTTCTTGTCTCGAGCGTCGCGGCGGTGCTGCCGTTGACCATAGGCGGTGTGGGAATACGGGAACTCACGTTTCTCTACGGGCTGGAGTGGATTGGAGAAAATCCCGCTCTTGGCGTCACCTTCTCCTTTCTCTTTTTCATGGTGACGGCTCTCTCTTCGCTTGCGGGTCTCTTTCTTATCAACCGCATCCAGGCGCAACCTATCGACAAAGAGGTGATATGA
- a CDS encoding NUDIX domain-containing protein, translated as MKRVSAGILPFRQKEGGTEVYLIHMGGPFWRKRERAWSIVKGEVEEGEDLLTAAKREFFEETGERIEGSFLPLGTAKTSNKIIHAWAVRAEPSTRIVSNMFELEWPPGSGRKRSFPEADRAAWFPLKRAEEVIVKSQIPFLERLRELLSGN; from the coding sequence ATGAAGAGAGTGAGTGCGGGTATACTGCCGTTTAGGCAGAAAGAGGGCGGAACGGAGGTCTATCTGATCCACATGGGGGGACCTTTCTGGCGAAAGAGAGAGCGCGCATGGAGTATCGTCAAAGGGGAGGTGGAAGAGGGGGAAGATCTGCTCACGGCGGCCAAACGCGAATTTTTCGAGGAGACGGGAGAGCGGATCGAGGGGAGCTTTCTGCCACTGGGAACGGCGAAAACCTCGAACAAGATCATCCACGCATGGGCCGTCAGGGCGGAACCTTCCACCCGTATCGTCTCCAACATGTTCGAATTGGAGTGGCCGCCCGGGTCGGGCCGGAAACGGAGTTTCCCCGAAGCGGATCGGGCGGCATGGTTTCCCCTTAAGAGAGCGGAAGAGGTGATCGTCAAATCCCAGATTCCGTTTCTTGAAAGATTGCGGGAACTTCTTTCCGGGAACTAA